From the genome of Halorussus caseinilyticus, one region includes:
- a CDS encoding GYD domain-containing protein, with amino-acid sequence MPEYASLVDVRTDFQNAQELTSVWGDIRSDLESQNADLKHTYAILGEYDFLVIMEAPDRDAAYQAGVALERHGLDAQTMEIIPTEELAQVVDDH; translated from the coding sequence ATGCCAGAGTACGCCTCCCTCGTTGACGTGCGCACGGACTTCCAGAACGCGCAGGAACTCACGTCGGTGTGGGGCGACATCCGGTCGGACCTCGAGAGCCAGAACGCCGACCTGAAACACACCTACGCTATCCTCGGCGAGTACGACTTCCTCGTCATCATGGAGGCCCCCGACCGCGACGCGGCGTATCAGGCCGGAGTCGCACTAGAGCGCCACGGGTTAGACGCCCAGACGATGGAGATTATCCCGACCGAAGAACTCGCGCAGGTCGTAGACGACCATTGA
- the pyk gene encoding pyruvate kinase codes for MRNAKIVCTLGPASDSRRTIRELADAGMTVARLNASHGTREDRAELIDHVREVDETTSDPLAVMVDLQGPEIRTAETDEPVHLETGSTVRFVRGDTATPEEVGLSYSITNVEPGDKVLLDDGRIETTVEEVEDGSDGEGVVVAHVDSGGDLSSRKGVNVPGVDLDLDVVTEKDRRDLELAAEKDADFVAASFVRSADDVLAVNQVLEELGADIPIVAKIERRGAVDNLEEIVGAAYGVMVARGDLGVECPLEDVPMIQKRIIHTCQNAGVPVITATEMLDSMVHARRPTRAEASDVANAVLDGTDAVMLSGETAIGDDPVRVVETMDRIVREVEESGEYDEIREQRVPAAEDARTDALARSARYLARDIGASAIVAASESGYTALKISKFRPQVPVVATTPNDEVRRQLALSWGVNAQYTRVAETIDTIIDDSVQAALDAGVADSGDTVVVVSGMMSELDGTSTTNMLKVHVAAETIATGRSVVRGRVAGSVVRTADGDLSDVPHGSILAIEPDFDGEFTGDPEKLVGIVDARPGMTGYPAMVARELDIPMVSGAPLDPTIRDGDEVTLDAERGVVYEGDVTHAERP; via the coding sequence ATGAGAAACGCCAAAATCGTCTGTACGCTGGGACCCGCCTCCGACTCCCGGCGCACCATCCGGGAGTTGGCCGACGCGGGGATGACAGTCGCTCGACTCAACGCGAGTCACGGGACTCGGGAGGACCGCGCCGAACTCATCGACCACGTTCGAGAAGTAGACGAGACGACTTCCGACCCCCTCGCGGTGATGGTAGACCTGCAAGGCCCGGAGATTCGGACCGCCGAGACCGACGAACCAGTTCACCTCGAAACGGGTTCGACCGTCCGGTTCGTGAGAGGCGACACCGCCACGCCCGAGGAAGTCGGTCTGAGCTACTCCATCACCAACGTCGAACCGGGCGACAAAGTGCTGTTGGACGACGGCCGCATCGAGACCACCGTCGAGGAAGTCGAAGACGGGTCGGACGGCGAGGGCGTGGTCGTCGCCCACGTCGATTCGGGGGGCGACCTGAGCAGTCGGAAGGGCGTCAACGTTCCGGGCGTGGACCTCGACTTGGACGTAGTGACCGAGAAGGACCGCCGGGACCTCGAACTCGCCGCCGAGAAGGACGCCGACTTCGTGGCCGCGAGTTTCGTCCGGAGCGCCGACGACGTGCTGGCGGTCAACCAAGTGCTGGAGGAGTTGGGCGCGGACATTCCCATCGTCGCCAAAATCGAGCGCCGCGGCGCGGTGGACAATCTGGAGGAAATCGTGGGCGCGGCCTACGGCGTGATGGTCGCGCGCGGGGACCTCGGCGTCGAGTGTCCGCTCGAAGACGTACCGATGATTCAAAAGCGCATCATCCACACCTGCCAGAACGCTGGCGTCCCGGTCATCACCGCGACCGAGATGCTAGATTCGATGGTCCACGCTCGCAGGCCCACGCGCGCGGAGGCGTCCGACGTGGCGAACGCGGTGCTGGACGGCACCGACGCCGTGATGCTGTCGGGCGAGACCGCAATCGGCGACGACCCGGTACGGGTCGTGGAGACGATGGACCGCATCGTCCGCGAAGTCGAGGAGAGCGGCGAGTACGACGAGATTCGGGAACAGCGCGTGCCCGCGGCAGAGGACGCCCGGACGGACGCGCTCGCGCGGTCGGCGCGCTACCTCGCGCGGGACATCGGCGCGTCGGCCATCGTCGCGGCCTCCGAATCCGGCTACACCGCACTCAAAATCTCGAAGTTCCGCCCGCAGGTGCCGGTCGTCGCCACCACGCCCAACGACGAGGTGCGCCGCCAGCTCGCGCTGTCGTGGGGCGTCAACGCCCAGTACACCCGCGTCGCCGAGACCATCGACACCATCATCGACGACTCGGTGCAGGCGGCACTCGACGCGGGCGTGGCCGACAGCGGCGACACCGTGGTCGTGGTCTCGGGGATGATGTCGGAACTCGACGGCACCAGCACGACCAACATGCTCAAGGTCCACGTCGCGGCCGAGACGATTGCGACCGGCCGAAGCGTCGTCCGGGGTCGAGTCGCGGGGTCGGTCGTCCGGACCGCGGACGGCGACCTCTCGGACGTGCCCCACGGGTCGATTCTGGCTATCGAACCAGACTTCGACGGCGAGTTCACGGGCGACCCCGAGAAACTCGTCGGCATCGTGGACGCACGGCCGGGGATGACTGGCTACCCCGCGATGGTCGCGCGAGAACTCGACATCCCGATGGTCAGCGGCGCACCCCTCGACCCGACCATCCGGGACGGCGACGAAGTGACCCTAGACGCCGAGCGCGGCGTGGTCTACGAGGGCGACGTGACCCACGCCGAACGGCCGTAA
- a CDS encoding SPFH domain-containing protein: MLVPLQAAPVGGFTVVALLILALAVITIWQSVEIVDATEKRALTVFGEYRKLLEPGINFVPPFVSATHRFDMRTQTLDVPRQEAITRDNSPVTADAVVYIKVMDAKKAFLEVEDYKRAVSNLAQTTLRAVLGDMELDDTLNKRQEINAKIRRELDEPTDEWGIRVESVEVREVNPSKDVQQAMEQQTSAERKRRAMILEAQGERRSAIETAEGDKQSNIIRAQGEKQSQILEAQGDAVSTVLRAKSAESMGERAVIDKGMETLESIGQGESTTFVLPQELSSLVGRYGKHLTGSDVKEDNGELDSLDFDEETRELIGLDNIEEILGQIDEEAEMDVEAMEKEAQAIKEGEDPANIKSADEVIEEMDEDAPGVEDVEAEMDAELEK; encoded by the coding sequence ATGTTGGTTCCACTACAGGCCGCCCCGGTGGGTGGCTTCACCGTAGTCGCTCTGCTGATTCTCGCGTTGGCAGTCATCACCATCTGGCAGTCGGTCGAAATCGTGGACGCGACCGAGAAGCGCGCGCTGACGGTGTTCGGCGAGTACCGGAAACTCCTCGAACCCGGTATCAACTTCGTACCGCCGTTCGTCAGCGCGACTCACCGCTTCGACATGCGGACCCAGACCTTGGACGTGCCCCGCCAAGAGGCCATCACCCGCGACAACTCGCCGGTGACGGCCGACGCCGTGGTCTACATCAAGGTGATGGACGCGAAGAAGGCGTTCCTCGAAGTCGAGGACTACAAGCGCGCCGTCTCGAACCTCGCCCAGACCACCCTCCGTGCGGTGCTGGGCGACATGGAACTAGACGACACGCTCAACAAGCGCCAAGAGATAAACGCGAAAATCCGCCGCGAGCTGGACGAACCCACCGACGAGTGGGGAATCCGCGTCGAGAGCGTCGAAGTCCGCGAGGTCAACCCGAGCAAGGATGTCCAGCAGGCGATGGAGCAACAGACCTCCGCGGAGCGCAAGCGCCGCGCCATGATTCTGGAAGCGCAGGGCGAGCGCCGGAGCGCCATCGAGACCGCCGAAGGTGACAAGCAGTCGAACATCATCCGAGCGCAGGGCGAGAAGCAGAGCCAGATTCTGGAAGCCCAAGGTGACGCGGTTTCGACCGTCCTGCGCGCCAAATCCGCCGAGTCGATGGGCGAACGCGCGGTCATCGACAAGGGGATGGAGACGCTCGAATCCATCGGGCAGGGCGAGTCCACGACGTTCGTCCTCCCGCAGGAACTCTCCTCGTTGGTCGGGCGCTACGGCAAGCACCTCACCGGGAGCGACGTGAAAGAAGACAACGGCGAACTCGACAGCCTCGACTTCGACGAGGAGACCCGCGAACTCATCGGTCTCGACAACATCGAGGAGATTCTGGGTCAGATAGACGAGGAAGCCGAGATGGACGTGGAAGCGATGGAAAAAGAGGCACAGGCCATCAAGGAGGGCGAAGACCCCGCCAACATCAAGAGCGCCGACGAGGTAATCGAAGAGATGGACGAGGATGCCCCCGGTGTCGAAGACGTTGAAGCCGAGATGGACGCCGAGCTAGAGAAGTGA
- a CDS encoding winged helix-turn-helix transcriptional regulator: MVERSEVDENKRATLRRFAVLGAATPLAKFGGDDGGESEARDAIAGYVATTPGAHFSKIRDDLKLGTGEAQHHLRQLLEAKVVESRRDGDYRRFYPAEQFSPFEQVALGYLRRDTPRGMLIELLRDPDATGSDLAEALDVSRPTVSKYAAGLEEAGLLDREDGYAVREPETVITLLVRYADSFGESAATFAAQADGFISFDP, encoded by the coding sequence ATGGTTGAGCGCTCCGAAGTGGATGAAAATAAGCGGGCTACCCTCCGCCGGTTCGCGGTCTTGGGGGCCGCGACTCCGCTCGCCAAGTTCGGCGGCGACGACGGCGGCGAGAGCGAGGCCCGAGACGCCATCGCGGGCTACGTCGCTACCACGCCGGGCGCGCACTTCTCGAAAATCCGCGACGACCTCAAACTGGGAACCGGGGAAGCACAGCACCACCTCCGACAGTTACTCGAAGCGAAGGTGGTCGAAAGCCGCCGCGACGGAGATTACCGTCGATTCTACCCGGCCGAGCAGTTCTCCCCGTTCGAGCAAGTCGCGCTGGGCTACCTCCGCAGGGACACGCCCCGCGGGATGCTCATCGAGTTACTGCGCGACCCCGACGCCACCGGCAGTGACCTCGCGGAGGCCCTAGACGTGTCGAGACCGACCGTAAGCAAGTACGCCGCTGGCCTCGAAGAGGCGGGCCTGCTGGACCGCGAGGACGGCTACGCGGTCCGGGAACCCGAGACCGTCATCACCTTGCTCGTCCGGTACGCCGACTCGTTCGGCGAGAGCGCCGCGACGTTCGCCGCACAAGCCGACGGTTTCATCTCGTTCGACCCGTAG
- a CDS encoding DUF7123 family protein, whose translation MSTTATAGTTTLTDKQQRILQFLREKGQMKTYFKSRLIGEELGMTAKEVGANMTAIAEGEFDVDVEKWGYSSSTTWKVTT comes from the coding sequence ATGAGCACGACCGCAACTGCTGGCACGACCACCCTCACCGACAAACAACAGCGCATCCTCCAGTTCCTCCGCGAGAAGGGACAGATGAAGACCTACTTCAAGTCGCGTCTCATCGGCGAGGAACTCGGCATGACCGCCAAGGAAGTCGGTGCGAACATGACCGCTATCGCCGAAGGCGAGTTCGACGTTGACGTGGAGAAGTGGGGTTACTCCTCGTCCACGACGTGGAAAGTCACGACCTAA
- the ppsA gene encoding pyruvate, water dikinase: MGDNQFVRSLDTLGSDDLPQVGGKSANLGELTRLDVPVLPGFTTTADGYDHYLDAADLRDDLRDALAGLDPDDVSDLQDRGRRVRNMVASAEMPDDLRRSIVEAYRRLGDEAGEANPRVAVRSSATAEDLPTASFAGQQETFLNVTGEDELVDAVKRCYASLFTDRAITYREDRDFDHFDVKLACPVQSMGRPDADRGCSGVAFTIDPDTGFENVVVVEAAYGLGELLVQGEVTPDRYTVFKPTNGILERERGEKAVRMVWRGDENAVEDVPEPDRKRYALDDDRIRELATYCGRIEDHFDRPMDVEWLLDGERDELYVVQARPETVHASAPERAVRTYELTGDADPSVAVAEGVAVGNQVGTGRVRILTHLSEMDRFEAGDVLVTDSTDPDWEPVMRKAAAIVTERGGKTSHAAIVSRELGIPAIVGAERATKALRDGDPVTVDCTEAKGRVYEGELDYEVHEERLDEIPDTEADVMLVLGDPERAFSLARLPVDGVGLAREEFIVTSAIGDHPLYAIERGQADRFVEGLRTGVAKIAAAFYPDPVVVRLSDFKTDEYRNLRGGTRYEPEEANPMLGWRGASRYYDPDFRAAFELECEALRQVREDVGLDNLVLLVPFCRTPDEGRKVLDLLAEFGLDTDAIDVYAMAELPSNVVRADDFADVFDGFSVGSNDLTQLVLGIDRNSAKLADLFREDDSAVKRSIRSLVESAHAHDPRRPVGICGDAPSTVEGYVEFLLDAGLDSISVTPDVALETIVRVAQLETEPSDGGNGERDGGNA; the protein is encoded by the coding sequence ATGGGGGACAACCAGTTCGTCCGTTCGCTCGACACGCTCGGTTCCGACGACCTGCCGCAGGTCGGCGGCAAGAGCGCCAATCTGGGGGAACTCACCCGACTCGACGTGCCGGTTCTGCCGGGGTTCACGACGACTGCCGACGGGTACGACCACTACCTCGACGCCGCGGACCTACGCGATGACCTCCGGGACGCCCTCGCGGGTCTCGACCCCGACGACGTGTCGGACTTGCAGGACCGGGGAAGACGGGTCCGAAACATGGTCGCGTCCGCCGAGATGCCCGACGACCTCCGCCGGTCGATAGTCGAGGCCTACCGGCGACTCGGCGACGAGGCGGGCGAGGCGAACCCGCGGGTCGCGGTCCGGAGTTCCGCCACGGCCGAGGACCTGCCGACCGCCTCGTTCGCGGGCCAACAGGAGACGTTCCTGAACGTGACGGGCGAAGACGAACTCGTGGACGCGGTGAAACGCTGTTACGCCTCGCTGTTCACCGACCGGGCCATCACTTACCGCGAGGACCGGGACTTCGACCACTTCGACGTGAAACTCGCCTGCCCGGTCCAGTCGATGGGTCGCCCCGACGCCGACCGGGGTTGCTCGGGCGTCGCGTTCACCATCGACCCGGACACCGGGTTCGAGAACGTCGTGGTCGTGGAGGCGGCCTACGGACTCGGCGAACTCCTCGTGCAGGGCGAGGTCACGCCCGACCGGTACACGGTGTTCAAACCGACGAACGGAATCCTCGAACGCGAACGCGGCGAGAAGGCCGTCCGGATGGTGTGGCGCGGCGACGAGAACGCCGTCGAGGACGTGCCCGAACCCGACCGCAAGCGGTACGCGCTGGACGACGACCGAATCCGGGAACTCGCAACCTATTGCGGACGCATCGAGGACCACTTCGACCGCCCGATGGACGTGGAGTGGTTGTTAGACGGCGAACGCGACGAACTATACGTGGTGCAGGCCCGCCCCGAGACGGTCCACGCCAGCGCACCCGAACGCGCCGTCAGGACCTACGAGTTGACCGGCGACGCCGACCCGAGCGTCGCCGTCGCGGAGGGGGTCGCGGTCGGCAACCAAGTCGGCACCGGCCGGGTCCGGATTCTGACCCACCTCTCGGAGATGGACCGGTTCGAGGCGGGCGACGTTCTCGTCACTGACTCGACCGACCCCGACTGGGAACCCGTGATGCGGAAGGCGGCGGCCATCGTCACCGAACGCGGCGGCAAGACCTCTCACGCCGCCATCGTCTCGCGGGAACTCGGGATTCCGGCCATCGTGGGGGCCGAGCGCGCGACCAAGGCACTCCGCGACGGCGACCCGGTGACGGTGGACTGCACCGAAGCGAAGGGGCGAGTCTACGAGGGGGAACTCGACTACGAGGTCCACGAGGAGCGACTGGACGAGATTCCCGACACCGAGGCGGACGTGATGCTCGTGTTGGGCGACCCCGAACGCGCGTTCTCGCTCGCCCGACTCCCGGTGGACGGCGTGGGTCTCGCCCGCGAGGAGTTCATCGTTACGTCGGCAATCGGCGACCACCCGCTGTACGCCATCGAACGGGGTCAAGCCGACCGATTCGTCGAGGGCCTGCGGACCGGGGTCGCCAAAATCGCGGCGGCGTTCTACCCGGACCCGGTGGTCGTCCGTCTCAGCGACTTCAAGACCGACGAGTACCGCAACCTCCGGGGCGGGACACGCTACGAACCCGAGGAAGCGAACCCGATGCTCGGGTGGCGTGGGGCCTCGCGCTACTACGACCCCGACTTTCGGGCGGCCTTCGAGTTGGAGTGTGAGGCCCTCCGACAGGTCCGCGAGGACGTTGGTCTGGACAACCTCGTGCTGTTGGTTCCGTTCTGCCGGACGCCCGACGAGGGCCGGAAGGTGCTGGACCTGTTGGCCGAGTTCGGTCTCGACACCGACGCCATCGACGTGTACGCGATGGCGGAACTTCCGTCGAACGTCGTCCGGGCCGACGACTTCGCCGACGTGTTCGACGGCTTTTCGGTCGGGTCGAACGACCTGACCCAACTCGTCCTCGGCATCGACCGCAACTCGGCGAAACTCGCGGACCTGTTCCGCGAGGACGACTCGGCCGTCAAGCGGTCGATTCGGTCGCTGGTCGAGTCGGCTCACGCCCACGACCCGCGCCGCCCGGTGGGAATCTGCGGCGACGCGCCTTCGACGGTGGAGGGGTACGTGGAATTCCTGCTGGACGCCGGACTCGACTCCATCTCGGTGACGCCCGACGTTGCCCTAGAGACCATCGTCCGCGTCGCGCAACTGGAGACCGAGCCATCCGACGGAGGGAACGGAGAACGCGACGGAGGGAACGCATAA
- a CDS encoding DUF7312 domain-containing protein: MSDWKYDTDEVGEDGYEPREPDPLEPGSPTAENAFFVALGVGTMLFVFARIVLLAG, encoded by the coding sequence ATGTCGGACTGGAAGTACGACACCGACGAAGTTGGCGAAGACGGCTACGAACCCCGAGAACCGGACCCGCTGGAACCGGGGTCGCCGACGGCCGAGAACGCCTTCTTCGTTGCTCTCGGCGTCGGTACGATGCTGTTCGTCTTCGCTCGAATCGTCCTGCTGGCCGGATAG
- a CDS encoding coiled-coil protein: MVSVTEEELQNKSKGELIKLAGQLRDRRNELNQKASKRASNRDDLNAKTREKVDEAQEHREKRDELNEQVQEHKESRNELNAKANELFDEVEQKKSDLELDEGKDIEELESEIEDLEFKQQTEVLSTEEERELIEKIEDKREKLQARKEKLEESEDLEDLVEEAEEVRAEASRHHEKVTELADKAQEHHNQMIEAYREADEIRDEADEMHESFVEAQEAADQHHEDFVRVQKRLRELDKQEEQERKSEKEKEREEAKEEAEEIYQQFKDGETLDTEDLMKLQKTGLL, from the coding sequence ATGGTAAGTGTAACAGAAGAGGAACTCCAGAACAAGTCGAAAGGCGAACTAATCAAACTTGCAGGACAGCTCCGAGACCGACGAAACGAGCTGAACCAGAAGGCCAGCAAGCGCGCGTCCAACCGCGACGACCTGAACGCGAAAACCCGCGAGAAGGTCGACGAGGCCCAAGAACACCGCGAGAAGCGTGACGAACTGAACGAGCAGGTTCAGGAACACAAAGAGAGTCGGAACGAACTCAACGCGAAGGCCAACGAACTGTTCGACGAAGTCGAGCAGAAGAAGTCCGACCTCGAACTCGACGAGGGCAAGGACATCGAGGAACTCGAATCCGAAATCGAGGACCTCGAGTTCAAACAGCAGACCGAAGTCCTCTCGACCGAGGAAGAGCGCGAACTCATCGAGAAAATCGAGGACAAGCGCGAGAAGCTTCAGGCCCGCAAGGAAAAGCTCGAAGAGAGCGAGGACCTAGAAGACCTCGTCGAGGAAGCCGAGGAAGTTCGCGCCGAGGCGTCGCGCCACCACGAGAAAGTCACCGAACTCGCGGACAAGGCCCAAGAGCATCACAACCAGATGATTGAGGCCTATCGCGAGGCCGACGAGATTCGTGACGAGGCCGACGAGATGCACGAGAGCTTCGTGGAGGCCCAAGAAGCCGCCGACCAGCACCACGAGGACTTCGTGCGCGTTCAGAAGCGCCTGCGCGAACTCGACAAGCAGGAAGAACAAGAGCGCAAGTCCGAGAAGGAAAAGGAGCGCGAAGAGGCCAAAGAAGAGGCCGAGGAAATCTACCAGCAGTTCAAGGACGGCGAGACCCTCGACACCGAGGACCTCATGAAGCTCCAGAAGACGGGTCTGCTGTAA
- a CDS encoding NfeD family protein produces the protein MAPLLDSLPLLLLVAGIGLAIAEALIPGAHFIVLGVALALAGLVGLALGPAASPLVLAALVLGFGAASLYAYRELDLYGGKGVARTRDSDSLKGQTGRVTERVSPHDGQIKLHEGGFNPYYAARSVRDEIPEGTEVMVVDPGGGNVVTVEALEAIEDPIDRELRKGRQRVDADPESERETDTEGA, from the coding sequence ATGGCACCGCTGTTGGACTCGCTCCCGCTGTTGCTCCTCGTCGCGGGCATCGGGTTGGCGATAGCCGAGGCGCTGATTCCGGGCGCGCACTTCATCGTCCTCGGCGTCGCGCTCGCACTCGCGGGACTCGTCGGACTCGCGCTGGGACCGGCCGCCTCGCCGCTCGTGTTGGCGGCGCTGGTCCTCGGGTTCGGCGCGGCGTCGCTGTACGCCTACCGCGAGTTGGACCTCTACGGCGGGAAAGGCGTCGCGCGCACGCGCGACTCCGACTCGCTGAAAGGACAGACCGGCCGCGTCACCGAACGGGTCTCGCCCCACGATGGCCAAATCAAACTCCACGAGGGCGGTTTCAACCCCTACTACGCCGCGCGGAGCGTCCGCGACGAGATTCCGGAGGGGACGGAGGTCATGGTCGTGGACCCCGGCGGCGGCAACGTCGTCACCGTCGAAGCGTTGGAGGCCATCGAGGACCCCATCGACCGCGAACTACGGAAGGGCCGACAGCGCGTGGACGCCGACCCCGAGAGCGAACGGGAGACCGACACCGAAGGAGCCTGA
- a CDS encoding NAD-dependent epimerase/dehydratase family protein — protein sequence MDTVAVTGGNGELGTALLAELRERGYRTVNLSRGARREQIADGYLRTDLLDPGEVYGSLARADPDAVAHFGTIPRPDRTPGHVTFRSNAQTPYHVLEAAQALDIDTVVLASSLSAMGAGFEDDVDVRYLPVDENHPLTPSNPYGLGKQVAEVVADGFGRRAGAPTTVASLRFPLVADEAELRTVFADADRTPSGVRSAGFFEKARKTLFAYLSLDDAAALAVRALEADFAGHEVFFGAASDTTVDAPSSELAALYDAEIRDSFEDRESLVGTRKARQRLGWSPEVSWRDFDR from the coding sequence ATGGACACTGTCGCAGTCACCGGCGGAAACGGCGAGCTAGGCACTGCTCTGCTCGCGGAACTCCGCGAGCGCGGCTATCGAACCGTCAACCTGAGCAGAGGAGCGCGCCGGGAGCAAATCGCCGACGGGTACCTCCGGACCGACCTACTCGACCCCGGTGAGGTGTACGGGTCGCTGGCCCGCGCCGACCCCGACGCCGTGGCCCACTTCGGGACGATTCCTCGCCCCGACCGGACCCCCGGCCACGTCACCTTCCGGAGCAACGCCCAGACGCCCTACCACGTACTGGAGGCCGCCCAAGCCCTCGACATCGACACGGTGGTACTCGCGTCTAGCCTCTCGGCGATGGGCGCGGGATTCGAAGACGACGTGGACGTGCGCTACCTCCCGGTGGACGAGAACCACCCGCTGACGCCCTCGAACCCCTACGGTCTCGGCAAGCAAGTCGCCGAAGTCGTCGCCGACGGGTTCGGTCGGCGCGCGGGCGCGCCGACAACCGTGGCTTCGCTCCGGTTTCCGCTCGTCGCGGACGAGGCGGAACTCCGAACCGTCTTCGCCGACGCCGACCGCACGCCGTCCGGCGTGCGGTCGGCGGGATTCTTCGAGAAGGCGCGAAAGACCCTGTTCGCGTATCTCTCGCTCGACGACGCGGCGGCCCTCGCCGTCCGAGCGCTGGAAGCCGACTTCGCGGGCCACGAGGTGTTTTTCGGTGCCGCCAGCGACACCACCGTGGACGCGCCGAGTTCGGAACTGGCCGCGCTCTACGACGCCGAAATTCGGGACTCGTTCGAGGACCGCGAGAGTCTCGTCGGGACGCGGAAGGCCCGCCAGCGATTGGGGTGGTCGCCCGAAGTGTCGTGGCGCGATTTCGACCGGTGA